A window of Sedimentibacter sp. MB31-C6 genomic DNA:
TTTTATTAGAGAGCTATACGATGCACCAAACATCCAGATTGAAAGCTACACCCGTATTAATAATATTAAACAACGCTATGATAATGGTGCCCAGTTTCCTGAAATACTAGTGGCAAATTATGATATGCACGAAAGGGAGATAAACTCTCCATCACAAATTAATTTATTTGAAATGAAAAATGGAATAGGAAAACAAGGAGGAATTTATAATGAAAATGATTAAAGAATGCTTTGACAACAACATTAGTTTACCAAATGAAGTACTCAATGCAGCAAACCTTACAGGATGTGAAGAAATTGAATTTAATGACTTAGAGAATGCTGTTGTAGCTATGAAAACAACAATGAACGCAATGGAGCTTATAAAGGTGGCTGAAGGACTTAAAAATCTCTCAGAAGAGTTAATTGTTCATCTAGCAGGGATTTGTGGGAGATGTCATGATTGCTCCTACTGTGAGAGGTTTGAAGAATTTGATGAGATTATTGTTCCAGATTATCTTCTTGAAGAAGCTGGTATTCCAAAGGATGCAAAGCTTTGTGCTTGTACAGAAGAAGACAGTGGTGAAATCATAGTGATGCAGGCAGATTATGACTATGATATAGCCGATGTACCAAAGTTTGTTATTGATATTTTTGAGATGTCAGGTATCTGCATCAGAGAATTAGAAGAAAGGATTATGATGGAGGATATTGTCTATGGAGATTAAATGATGGGAGGTAAATCATGAGAGGAATTGAGCTAAAGAATGACTGTATATTTTATTATGGAAATCCGTCAGGATATGTGGAAGACGGTACTGCAATAGTAGATTCTATGTTTCAGAATGAAGAATTTAGTAAGTGGCTTGGTAATCGTAAGCTTATAGCAAAGTGGACAGAGGGTGTATTTGAAAGACTTTCAAAAGAAGGTGTACTCCTTTTTAATAATGAAATGTCAGTACCACTTAAAGACTGTCGGATCTGGCAGCTAAGAGCTGATGTAAGTCCTGAATGTAAGTTTATTGGATATGAGGAACTTAAAGAAAACTTTGGAGATCCGGATAAAAGTAACTACGAGCTTGTATATGAAGGAGAAATAGAAACAAATGATTTAGAATCCATTTATGCAAAGTTTAATCTAAATCATCCCCATGGGTTTACTGGTCACTCGCTGTCAATGTCTGATGTAGTTGAGCTATATGGTGACAATGGCAGTGAGTTTTATTATGTAGATCGTTTCGGATTTAAAGAAATTGATTTTGAAGGAAAGGGTCAGATACAAGATATGAATATGAGTATTTAAAAATGAAGAATAAAAATAATGGAGGAAAACAGGATGAAAAATATGTTAAGAAAAGCAAATGAATTTATAACAAGAAAGGCTGTCGCAGCAAAGGTAGCAGTTAGTAATAACCGTGGAGAAGGATATATTGATACAGCTGTAAAAATCCTTGTTGCCGTTGTATTAGGAGCATTGCTCCTTGCAGGCCTGTATGCATTATTCGGTGAAGTAGTTATGCCAACATTAGAAGAGAGAATTAAAGAAATGTTTAACTATGTAGGCTAAAAGGGGGAAAGTTTAAAATGAATCATAAGTCAAAGAAAATAATAAATATTCTATTGGTAATTTGTATTTTAATTACCAGTTTTGTAGGCTCTGCCTATGCAACAAGGTTTGTATTTTCTGATAGCGTAGGTCATTGGGCTGAGGATGCAATTAATAATCTTGCAAGAAAGGGTGTAATTCATGGATATCCAGATGGACTTTCTCATCCGGATGAAATAATTACAAGGGGAGAATTTTCTGCTCTTTTAGCAAGAATCATGGAACTTGAGCCAAAGGAAACAAATACGGTTAATATAGTATTTGAGGATATTGTAGGACATTTTGCTCAAAAAGAAATTGAGGCACTTATTGATGCAGGTATTATCATCAAAGAAGAATATAGTGCTAAATATTTTCCAGATGAGCCTATTACTCGAATGGAAATGATTAAAATGTTAGTTAGAGCCATAGGTAAGGAAGAACATAATATGGATTGTACCTGTAATACAGGGTTTACTGATGAAGATGATTTGACAGAAGAAGAACGTGAGTATATCTGTGCTGGCAAACATTATAATATAATCTCTGGTTACCCAGACGGAACAATACGTCCTGACGGAGAGACAACACGAGGTGAAGCCTTTGAAATCCTTGATAAGCATGATGAAATTAAAGAGATAATCGAACATGAAGAGGCCACTGATAAAACAGAAGAAGATATTGTAGATTCTCCTGATGTGGAGCAAGAAGATAAGACTTCAGATAATGGTTCATCCTCAAATGGAGGTTCATCTTATGTTCCTGCACCGAAATATGATTATACACTTCCAAATACTGCTTATGTTGGAGAAG
This region includes:
- a CDS encoding YodL domain-containing protein; the protein is MRGIELKNDCIFYYGNPSGYVEDGTAIVDSMFQNEEFSKWLGNRKLIAKWTEGVFERLSKEGVLLFNNEMSVPLKDCRIWQLRADVSPECKFIGYEELKENFGDPDKSNYELVYEGEIETNDLESIYAKFNLNHPHGFTGHSLSMSDVVELYGDNGSEFYYVDRFGFKEIDFEGKGQIQDMNMSI
- a CDS encoding DUF6133 family protein; translation: MKNMLRKANEFITRKAVAAKVAVSNNRGEGYIDTAVKILVAVVLGALLLAGLYALFGEVVMPTLEERIKEMFNYVG